Genomic window (Tachysurus fulvidraco isolate hzauxx_2018 chromosome 20, HZAU_PFXX_2.0, whole genome shotgun sequence):
atggatggatggatagatagatagatagatagatagatagatagatagatagatagatagatagatagatagatagatagatagatagatagatagatagatagatagatagatagatagtatctCGAATATCGAAAATTCAATATTTTGTTAATTTGCTGTTTATTTGATTAATCGACAGgcatgatataaatatatatatatagctctaAAATATATTTGGGAATACAATAATCAGACAACAGTTAGACAAGCAGCTTTTTGGAGACTGAAAATGGTTCTTGAATCTAATCCTCTGGAGCAGATATGGGTCACTGAGAAGGTTTCCTCCCAAGGGCTCTTTGCTCCACATCGCTCATGCTTGCCCCATGTTATCTTCCCTGTGAGGAAAACAGAGCTGGCCTGGACGCCACGCTTAGTTGGACGCTACACCACATAGAAGAGCTTCATTTTCATTTaggaaggagacagagacagagagaaagattatAACGCAGGTGTTGCACATTAATGACAGTTAAATGGGGTCATTTGGGGTCTGGGTTTATTACTGCACTAATGTGTTCCGTATTCACAACAAAAACTCAGTTTGGATTTGTTCgctgtgtgtaaatacttttAGAATGGTGCAAAGGGAAAAAATATTAGGTCATGGTAATTGGTACATGTATAGTACTCAAGGACTAATGGCTGTGTggctataaaaaataaacatgagcTTCATGAAAACAGTGCTGTgttaaagagaaagaggaaaaaatgtgttgtaaagTGAGGTTTCATACCAAAGTAGGTCAATAGATTAACAGCAGGCTATTAAAAGATGCCTTTTTGGCCATGTatccaaagtgtgtgtgtgtgtgtgtgtgtgtgtgtgtgtgtgtgtgtgtgtgtgtgtgtgtgtgtgtgtgtgtgtgtgtgtgtgagagagagagagagagagagagagagagagaaggagagagagagagagagagagagagagagagagagagagaaggagagggagagatggagagaaagagagcgagcaAGAGTGGCCAATGCCAAGCATATGGCCATGGGGAGTAAAGAAGGGGGACAGAATATAATCCCTCacttgtagtgtgtgtgtgtgtgtgcgtgtgtgtgtgtgtgtgtgtgtgtgtgtgtgtgtgtgtgtgtgtgtgtgtgtctgtgtgtgtgtttcaggcagGTGGCCAGCATTGTATGATttaattctgtttgtttgtaaaaaGGATTAAAGTTTTATAATATTCACTGGCTCTAAACTGACACTGCACATTCGCAAACTCACACAATCAGCCacaaactactgcagtgactacacacacacacacacacacacacacacacacacacacacacacacacacacacacacacacactctatgtGGCCATGCAAACTACTGCTctgataagagagagaaaagctgcCAGCCGCTGCTATCACCAAGGcacagtttatttgtattaaatggCTTTTGAGGGAACATTGGAATTAGTAGATATATCAAATATAACATTTTAGTTCAACAGCTTAGAAAATATATCAAAAGTTAATTTAGGGAATAAGTCAACTTAATGTAATTGTGTCAGTAATACTAGTTGGAAAGTGATCTAAGCTTACAAATCTGTCGGGGTACATGATTAGACTGATGCTCAGTTAATAATAAGGCCTGTTTTCCAtaataaaaagaacagaaagataAAGAAGACAGCAAGCAGtctaaaaaaatcttaaaagtaTACAACAGAAACATATTAAAAACTTGTACAATATTTCCTGTGCTATTCAGAGATGGCTATTACATCCCATCATTCATGATGCTGGATATTAAATAAAAGTGGTTTATTTACATTGTAGATCTTAGAGCactagtttctttctttttatataatcATCCTGTTATACACTGTATAAACAGCAGGTTTAAAGAAAAGCCTCCTGCTGATTATGCCTCGAACCTAAGTCTCCACACGAATGTAGTGTGGAAATGATCTGCAGCAGAGCGAGTGATCATCTctgtgaggtgtgtttgtgtggtggcTCGGCTCTTGTGTTTTGGGGCGTCTCTGTGGACGCTCTAAACTGGGCCTCCATCTCCTCCACCCAGGCTGTGCTCCAATCCCACACGGCAAGAGGGTCCACCTCTCCAAAACAGTCCCGTGGGGGGAACAGCATACTCAGCGGAGACCCGGGAGGCGAGAAatctgttctcacacacacacacacacacacacacacgcacacacaatatgAACAACCTTGATAAGACATAGCATAAagaaatgcaacacactactgCAAACAGTCCTAAACAATTCAATAAATCACACCAGTCTCCAAAATCTTGTTTCATTAACAGAAATGATTGAGCCATTTTACTTtgttggagaaaaaaacaatttggtAAATGGGAACTATGCACAACCCCATTGAGAAATGTGATTGATTTGGTGACACAATAAACGGTGAAGTCGTCCGTTCAATTTCCTGAGAGCCGCTATTGTTCCCGTAACCCCCCTCTCTACACATCCTTCAGCTAATGTGTCAAGATACAGCCTAAATTATTTGCCGTCTAATCTCTATAACACTGTTTGTGCTATCTCAGAGCAGGAATGAGAAGGGGGATGTATGCTGTATGTGCTGCACGAGGCTTTATGAAAGGTAGGCATAGAGATAAGTGGAATGGTGGAAATAGCTATAAATTTAATGTCTGTGTAGTGAACAGTACAAAGAGAAGAGACTATAAAGTGAAATGTTATTCAGTCTCAATGACACAAACTTCATGAAATAACCTCCAACCAAAAGTCTAACACTGTGAAGAAATAATCCAAAAATACTGATGACACTTCGCCATCTAGTGGACATGCAATGCCAATGCGATTTAGGAGCTGATGAATTGTAGTTCAGCCCTCAGTACAGGATTGTTTTTAGGTTAATTTAACGTTATATCTGgaatctatattttatatactgttataGCTCACAGTAAAacagctaatttttttttattcattcgaATGCATTAGACTGTGTTTTAGTTGGTGTTAGCAGAACagctgctattattattattagtggcaATAGTAGTAGTTGTAGCAGCAGCAATAtgagatgtattattattattattattattattattattattattattattattattattattattattggcagTACTAGTAGATAGTAGTACTATTCTAGATTATTGTTCTCTTATTCTGTCAGAAGTTACAGATGTCACTATTTACAGATGTCAGTAGTTACAAACACCAGTATATACAGATGCTCACTTGCCTGATAAAGATCCATTCATCGACTCTGCTGTCATGGTCATGATGCGAGCGTAGTTCATATCGTTCATAAAGGAACCATCTGAAGAGCTGATGATGCTCGTCCTTGCACTTGTTGTGTTCCCCTCTGACACTGACCCCCAGCCATTCCACAGTGAGCCCTCCCAGTCGCTGCAGCAGGAGGAGGGTGTGGCCCTTAGTGCTGTTCTCCGTAATCCTATTGCTTGAGACTCCCGATCCTCATCTACATCAGCCTGTGCCTCACGCCCAGACGGTCCACATATGTAGCCGAATGTGGGTGTCGGAGAGAACGGCCTCGGCAAGGAGGAAGACTTCTCACTCAGGGTGCTTAGAATAAAAGCACACAGTCATGAGTTGTCATATTTCTTCTTTCATAtccatttacattaacatttacagcatttggcatatacagtatgtaaaatgCACAAGGTATTATAGAAGGTCAGCAGCTGTGTATCAGCCTGAATTTTCTATTTCTAGATTAAGGTACTCATtagaaagaatgaagaaaatggAGAATACAAAGAGAATCCATGTATatgctttaaaacaaacaccaacaatAAATAGCATGCTGAGATGTAAGTCTAAACTTCAGTCACCTGAGTCTGTGTGGGTTAGGACTGAGCTCGAGATACTGCTCGTGGGTTTTTGTGCTTAGTGTGTTGTCTTGATCACTATTGGATAGACAGAAAGAGGCAGTAGAGAGATGGCTATAGGAAGGGCTGTGTTGGGAAGGACAGCCAGTTGATGCTGCACACACAGACTGCAGAGAGCCGGCATCCACAGTCAACTTAGTGGACCGACTGGACCTGTGGAAAGAGAtcaatttcatttcaatttcaattaaatttcatttcattttctagcACTTGAATTCAAATAGTTTACTCACATGGttgaaaaaacatgaaaaccaTAACACATggaaaaaacatcattttattaATCACAATTCTTTATAATACTGTGATAAAAAACTCATTTTAATTTAAGGGTCAACTGTCAAAGTCCTAGAACAATATCTGAGCAGGTTTGTTTCATAGTCTCACAAGAATCATTTGACCAAATTGATTGCTTTGTTATTATATCACACAGTAATGGTAACTAAAGTTCGAACCAATATCCATTATGAATATTAtagctatttgtttatttatttaaaaaaagactgtaTTGTCtgcaaatgttttaatgtttcaaAAATAATATCATCCTGGAATGAAAGTTCTGAATGtttaatgttcattcattcattcattcattcattcattcattcattcattcactcatccaTTCACCTTCAGTAAAGGCTTAGCCCCGGCCAGGGTCTACCTGGATATGGGGAATACACTATGGATGTGATGCCAGTAAAATAGAGGCGCaccatgcacatacacatattcacacattcatacactcaaGGTCAAATTAGCATAGCCAATCCTATCTGCATGTTTCTGGAGGATGGATGAAACAGAAGGAAGCAGGAGAAAATAGAGAAAGCCGAATGCAGACATAGAAAGAAATGCACAAGAAAGGGAAATTTCTGCATGGGAAGAAATAGAGGTATCATATCAGGGACAATGGAACTGAGGTGGCAGTGTTACTCTTATACCATTATACCACCGAGCACAGTAATGGTCAGTGGAGATGCCAGTGATCTGTTATTCATATAAATATCAGTAGAAAACACTGAATTGGATATAGGAGGAATTGGGAAGTAGAATTTTTTGTCTATGCAGTGATCTTGACACTGATCTGTTATACCTCAGTTTTTGCATCCTTTACGCTACTTACAATACAGTGCAatagaatatattattattgtatttgttttacattattcattgcatttttattttatagtgtgtACTTTTTAATCctttacagtgtttaatgtATGTACAGCCTAACAGCTctaatttttattatgtatttctACTATAGGTCTTAATCCTTATATATCTTCTCTTACAGCtttgcacatacagtactgccTTGTAtcttgtaatatttttttaataaatttataaaatattttgaaattccattagttttgttttaactttacaaacatttccactgtgatatttatttatttatttggcgtttatttgaacaaaacctgtgtttttttaaatgtatttatgccTTCCTGGGGGGaaggagataaaaaaataaatagtcaaaCTGTGTTATCTCTAATGGCGACATTCTGATTTGGAACATAGCGTTACTTTTCGGAGGGTTGTTATCCACCCACACAGTGTAGGAAGGTATTCGGTAAACCACTTcctctgtctctagtctctaatCTAGTTTCTGGCCTTAAGACCTGtgtggcctttgtctctgtgaATTCTGGCTGCATTTTAATTTGACACACTTCCAGACTCTCTAATGAGTAGAGTGGAGCAGCAAGTCCATTAAAGTGAGCTGTAGGCTGGAAATGTTTCCTGGCCAAGAGCGAGACTGACTTCCTTTTCCATTTATGCTTAATGACAGGGCTTGGTCATAGATCCTCTCCGGTGCATACTGGGGATTTTTAAAACTGTGTAGTTTAAGTGGAagtgtgtttcatttaaaaatactcTGAGAATGAACTTCCTCTGCTTTCATACGCAAGTGTTTTAATATCCAAAACAATGTAGAAATGTGTTTTAGAACCAGGCCACCAACTGACTACATTAGACAGCTTTGCTAGcatacatgcaaaaaaaataaaatacagcagtACATTCTGTGTATCATCGACAGAGAGGccttaaaacaacaaatcttTAAAACACCTCACCATCTCATCCCTACTTATCTCATAAACATTCTGCATCTTCACGTGCCATATCATACACTTATGTCCTCAATTATTGCTTCATTTATAATCTCTACTACCATCTCTGCTATCATACTCGCCAATATGCTGAACAGATTGGAATGTCTCCTTTTTATCCTATTTCAAGGCCCAACTGAACCTTGATGGATATTCGTCAAGTTGTCATTCCCTCAGACACCGGGCGCTCCTGCAACCTTGGTGTATGCTGTAATAGGACATAGATAAGGCCAGAAGCAGAATATAATGTACGCTAGTCCTgaacagaggtgtgtgtgtgtgtgtgtgtgtgtgtaaagtaagaAGAAAGTTAATAGAattaaaaagttaattaaaaattaatagaattataaaattattctgTTCTCCAACACCACTTTCTATCACTACACTCCCTCCTTTAGCTCTTTTCTGTCGGTGTAATGTGAGAATGAGTTTTAAAGTGACCttcgtaaaaaaaaatacacagattcCTTTTTCTTAGATTTATAGTAATGTACTATTATTTTTATGCCAAAAGGTGAAAGATAAGGATCCGTTCTCACCCCTCCTCCGAGCTGACACTGTGGTTGTCGTCCACTGGAAGAGGGGGAGGAGTGGGCAACATATCCACCAAATGCAGTGAAGCAGAGTACTGCAGAAGCCTGGGAGAAGTGAGCGGTTTTATGCTTTCAGACATTCCCCCTACAATACAGAGGAGAAATCAGGAGTGTTTTACTGCTTGCCATTATACAAGGATCTGAGACGACATGAAAACAATGCTCAGACAGATGGAAAATAGATACCTGAAGTCTGACTCAGTCTATGTTGATGGATGTTGGATGTGTTGCGCAGCATCAGTGCTTGTTGGTGTATAGGAACTAATGGTGCACTTTTTACTGCATGCAGCtctggggagagagagaaagagagagagagagagagagagagagagagagagagagagagagagagagagagagagagagagagagagagagtagagagatgAGATAGAGATATTGGAGAGAGCGAGATATCGCTAGATATACTAGAGATATAGATTGATAGATCATTAAGTCTTCCTTTCTATCTTCTCTATTTCATCTAGACTCTCtctatatagagagagagagacctttttTACACCAGTATACAGGCATTTTTGAGAACGCATTATTTTCTAAATCattcaaagaaaaaaaggacagaatGATAATACAAAGAAGATGCAGTGATTATATCCTGCTTGTGTTGTATGACAACATTTGATGCAAGCCAATAGATGTAGACAACTTGATCAAACAGATTTCCTCGTCATTGTGATATAAACAGAAGAGGTTGCATTTTGTAGTATTTATGTAGAATTATCACTGTAACCAATAAATTAGCTGATTAGATTCTGGAATTAATCCAAACACGGTCAATGTCTAAAATGACTTAAATTCAAGAATCTCCATTTACATGACGGCCTCCAATTATTTAGACCTAGCTAGGTCTTGTTcagttgtttttaatttatcatttattacagTGATTTACCCTTAcccaaataatataatattctgtttattcttgCACATAAGAGGATAAGCCACCACCACCCGCAAATTTAAGACTCAGTCATGATAATAATGTGCTGTATGTGTTGAAGTAGTTACAATTTTATTGTTGTATTCAGATAAACAAGTCCCCTTGTTACGGTGAGCTTATATCCAGAAGTTAACCAGAATAGtggaaatattattaataaaaatattggcACTCAGCAGGGTTTTTTTATGTGCACTGTGTCTTAATATATATCATGATCTTGATTGTACATTGTGAGACAAGCTTACATCTATCTTTGTCAAATCACCCTTTAATCATCTCACCTCGTTTAAAGTTCTTCTCCCAGGATTCCTTTCGAATACCCATATTGGGCTGGGAAGGAAGGGCCCGTTTCCATGGCACTACTTGCCGCTCGTTGGTGATGGGTGACTTGGCAACAGGTTGACTGATGCGTATCGTCTCTGTGCTGTACTGCTGTGTGTTGCAGTGAGGCATTTTGGTACATCGTCCTGGACTGTTAAAAGTTTTCATACCATTACCAGTCAGATCCACGTAGAAGGTGCCATACACACCACAGTTGTCTGGCACTATTGGCACAGATGAGTCTGTTTTTGCTGTTATGGGTAGAGCTAAGAGGACAGAGAGGAAACAGAagacacatttatattatatcaaACCAGTGCTGGTCATAATTTACAGTGATGAGTACTGCAGGGATTAGGCTACAGCAGAATCTGGGTTTTGTCCTTATAAATACAGACATGCCCTGAGAGAATGTTAGATTAAAGGTGGAGAATAAAATTATACTATGCTGAGAAAATATGCTAAACTAATGATTTTGTTTCTATGTCACATGAATAATGATTAGTaaggaagagaaaagagatcagaaagaaagagaaacgaTAAATCTTCTGCTTATTCTGTCTGCAAAGCTCATGAGTGATTTCGTATAGGTACCATCTGGTCTAAATGTGTTAGCGTAAGTGTAAAGCAAAATGTATGGTCTGAGACAGGacctatgtacagtatattcactaTGGTGCAAACCCTTGTACACTTTAATTTCAGAACATTCAGACTTAACTGTGAACAAAACATGCAATATATTATGGGTTTTATTTGCCATTTTTGACATGTGAGCTGCCAAACTAACATGTGATGCACAAGTATTGCTCTGCAGAAACCAATCTATTCCTGATGTCTGGCCTGATGAgcacaaaaatgaaataatatgtacatttcttatttcttagtAAACTTTTCCGTCAGGTGTCTTCATACCCgaattctgacttttttttttgattattttctcttcttAGCTGTGCCCATTGGCTGATTAGCTGACACCTATGAAACTCTGTCCTAAAGTTCTACcaccatttaaaacatttaactgaTCCAGTATTATTCATTTCAAACAGACTTGGACTGGACAAACAGAGTGAGAAGTGAGAATTAGACTTTTGCCCTCCCAACAAGATAAATCTGACATCCGAGTGAAAGAGAGTCTAGACCTAGTTTAATTGGTTCTGACTCACTGGTCCTCCTGAAATCTGGCTTCTCCTGGTTTTGTTTCCACTGGCTTTGGCACTGTTCACCAGCCAAGTCAGGCTTCCAAGCGCTTGACATCCACGGAGAATCGGGGGCTGCCATCCTAATGAGGAGCATAAAAAATGTTGAACAACGGAAAAACTTTGATCCAATTCCTAacacataaacattaaaaaataattatacctGTGCTTGATGATGAGATCTTCATTAGCAAGTCCATATAAAcctaaagaaaaacaagaaaaattgcCTTCACAACAAAAAATGTGGCTTAATGAACAAAAAGCAGTAGTATATTTGTAAGATTTGTTGTTAACCTGTTTTGTGAGGTCCCCCTCTCAGACTGGCAGGTCTGACATGTTTCCGATACAGACAAGCAGCTGTAACCATCATTATGCACCACAAGAGGGCGCCTACAGCTCCGATAAACACTGGCTCCCTCATTAGAGCCAATACATCTGACATGCTCAGTGAACCTTTGTGATCTGAAGCTGATTCCTGCTTTGActctgaaagacagagagagagagggagagcgagagagacacagagagagagagagagagagagagagagagagagagagagagagagagagagagagagagagagagagagagagagagagagagaagtatgTTTGCAAGTGTTTCAGAAAAGTGTATagagaaacacaaagagaaaTGTTTAATCAATTACTCTTATGTTAAGGAGAAAACAGATGACACTCAGAAACACAGTTAAATACAGGATGCTATAAGAATAGAATACTTTTCCACTTTACATATCTAAAGTGAAAGTAAAGgtgtagtttttttattttaattttttcaaaGGTATTAgttgtataaaacaaaataaatgaaaacacaacTGCTTAAACAGCTGCTCTACAggctactgtatatacagtacggTACCTATGAGCAGTTTGTATGGATTAGTCTGAGCTCCGACACCGGCACCGTTAACTGCTGCCACTCGGATCCGATACACCCTGCCAGGCTGCAGTGGCCTgatgtctagtgtgtgtgtgccactgtCCACTGTCCAGTTCAGATATTGCTGCTCTTCTTCCTGCACACAccacacctgaaacacacatcttacattgtacacacagactatattgtatttagtaataatTAGTAATACTTTTGTCATTATTGTGCTCCTGTGTGACTGTTTCACTGGTTTCACTCAAATCTAATTACAGTATTAGTAAAATGTACACAGAGCTAGGCAAAAAATCTAATCTCTTTCAGGATTCACTTTAGGAAACACTTGATAGTGCTTTATTCATGTACAGTGATCCAATATTTACAGTAGTTGCCACTATaagcttaattaattaattaaacaaataaattaaatatgtttcattattcattaatttgcTAAAAAACAACCTTAATGATTCTCTGTCACATTTATTCTGTAGAAAAGCTAAAAGTGGTAAATGATTTATGTTTAGTGGGTTTAAGGTTATGGTTTAGGTGTAGGTaaagtattattaataaaattagacTTCCTAACCTGGAAGGTTAtacacagaaatgtgtgtgtgtgtgtgtgtgtgtgtgtgtgtgtgtgtgtgtgtgtgtgtgtgtgtgtgtgtgtgtgtgtgtgtgtgtgtgtgtgtgtgcattacctGGTATCCCTGAATAATCCCATTGTGAGCCTCATGAGGCGGTGGCTCCCAGCTTAGCTGGGCCGTGTCATTGTGTTCAGCAGGCATTGTTATAGACACATCCTGAGGAGGAGCACTGGGAACTAGGAACATACGATATAACTATTAAACCTTGCACTATTACTATTAACTATTaaccattttaaaaaattagaaaaccTTTAAATATATGAGTCTAATTGTCTATAAATTACTTATCATAAAGTTCTCATTTTGCCCTGAGAGCTACTTTGAAATAAagtagtataaataaaaaaaatcatatattgtttttagatttttttttagctgtctCTGTCACATTCTTATTACTAAAGATGATTGTGAAAAGAAgagatttttaataataaacactctTCAAAATGTACCTGAGATAATGAGTTAACTACATTTAACATTCagtgattttaattttatagcTTTATTGAAACAAAAAAGGTGGCCTGGctcaatgcaaaaaaacaagaagaatcACATAAAACTATATCTGCTAATAATGAATCAACACCATTCTTTattactgatatatatatagacctcCAAATTTACTTATAAATCCACATTAGTGTGCCATTATACCCATTCTGGGGACCTACCAGTCTCAGGGACTCTCAAGTGCCTTGTGTTACTTTCTCTGCCATAAAGATTGCTCCCATAGGGCCGGACTTTAAACTCATATTTGTATCCTCTCTTTAGGGGGCCAATGTGAGTGTGAAGTGCAGGATGGGCCACTTTCTGTGCTGTCCAATCAGAACTGGCAGGCAGAAGAGAGCGGTATAGCACCTCAAAGCCATCCAGGTAGTGTAGTTGAGATGATGACTGAAGCTAGCAAAGAGAGACATAAGGGGATTTTCAAAATACACGTATACAAATGAATCAACTTTCTAAATTTTCCTACATAGAGTACACTTTCCTATTTGCATGAGGCCTGGAGTGTAATCAGTAACATCATGTATACCTTCCATGTGACTTGTGAGATGTTAGATGCAGATCTCAGAACAGTTACATTCTCTAAACTGATGCGCAGGGCAGATAATTCTTTATGCAGGTCCTTCTGGCTGCTGCTGTCTGTACCTGAAGCAACAAAAAACATGACGATGttaggaaataaaatattacaatatgaGAGCCATTGCACAAACTTTGGGCATAACCaataggaaaaaacaaaaaaaaaagaaacccctGCGGGTAACAATCCAACATCGACCGATCGAAACAACAGCAGTTGATGACAGAGTTGTGAAAAAAGCCCAAAAACAACAGTCAGTAACATCAGCAACAACCTCCACATGGCAGGTTCAAAGGATCACAATCCACCATTCAGGAGAGCAAATTCaaaagtctacagaaacattcaaTCTAGCAAtatacagagaaatgcatccaatCTTATTAGGAGgaacttcatcatgcagcaagttaatgacccaaaacacactgccaactcAACAAAGGAAAAAATGGAAGGTTTTAGAATTGACAAGTTGATCCCAGACATTAGAACACCTCCCGAAGAGGAGACAGACAAGAGAAAACACTCAAAACAAGCAACAACTGAAAGAAGCAAAGCTACATGTTTgaaaaagcatcacaaaaggAAAATGCAACAAGTTTGGTGATGTCAGTGAGCACCAGATTAATGCAGCAAGTGATGTGGAATAAAATATGCAACAAAAGTGTTATTTACATTAAGACGACCAAAAGTGCAATATTCAAAAGTTGCTTAACATGtatagatgtaaatatcaggaaacaaAAGCTAAAATTATGATCTGTCATCCCATTTtcaacaaaatgaaagaaaaagtaaaaattaatgaaacaacaaaacctaaaatcaaaagaaaaataataaaaataattggcCTTGCAGTTACAATACTTCTggagtaataacaataatataatagtaattTTTTTCAGATAGTCTTATtgtaaatgagtaaatattgtattgtattgtaaataATCTTACGgtaaatgtattatatgtaaAATACATCATTCAAAGAGAATTCGTTTAATGTTGAGCACTAATCTGTTACCTTCCACAAAGAGCTGAGCGCTTGCTTTAGACTCGCCTACATCATTGACCGCAGTACAGGTGTACCTTCCTGCATCCTGTAGTGTCACATAGTGGATCTGAAGACTCTGATCTGGATTAACCAAATACCTAATACCAATACATAATAGAAACAACACTTATTAATCAGTTTGTCCAGTAAGAATATCATCATAGTCTTCTGGCTGTTCCAATGCATAAGTGTCATGCTGTGTCTCGAACCTGCCATTGGGTAAAGGCCCCTGCTCTCTGTTCCACTCCACTGTGGGCATCGGGTCACCCTTAGCCTCACAGAAGAAATGTGCAGACTCGCCTAAGCTCACAGAAACGTCCTCAGGTTCACGGAGTATCACTGGCTTCTCTGGAGAGCAAAGACAAAGGGGGGCTCTTTAATGATGTACTTTAATAGGGAACTAATGCAAGCTTTTCAAAAATACTTTACAGTCATAAATGATTTGGGGTCTAAGGAAATTCAGGGAGTTTGGTTTAAAAAACTAAACAGGCTAACATGCTACAATTACAATGAATCTGTAGATCGGGCGTCACCAAATGGCG
Coding sequences:
- the robo4 gene encoding roundabout homolog 1 isoform X3, with the protein product MYRIYLVAAAFHCIQGSRLRSDEVSPRIVHHPSDVVVRVGSPATLSCRAEGTPEPSIQWLRNGIPLEPEKMEGQSRPIILPEGSLFFLSVVTGKKSQSHEAVYSCLARNSAGSAISRNASLHIAALREEFRMQPADVEVATGEVAVMNCSPPVGHPEPNITWRKDGVLINTTDEHYTELNGKLIIAPARKQDSGVYICVAANIVGVRESRAARLTVLEKPVILREPEDVSVSLGESAHFFCEAKGDPMPTVEWNREQGPLPNGRYLVNPDQSLQIHYVTLQDAGRYTCTAVNDVGESKASAQLFVEGTDSSSQKDLHKELSALRISLENVTVLRSASNISQVTWKLQSSSQLHYLDGFEVLYRSLLPASSDWTAQKVAHPALHTHIGPLKRGYKYEFKVRPYGSNLYGRESNTRHLRVPETVPSAPPQDVSITMPAEHNDTAQLSWEPPPHEAHNGIIQGYQVWCVQEEEQQYLNWTVDSGTHTLDIRPLQPGRVYRIRVAAVNGAGVGAQTNPYKLLIESKQESASDHKGSLSMSDVLALMREPVFIGAVGALLWCIMMVTAACLYRKHVRPASLRGGPHKTGLYGLANEDLIIKHRMAAPDSPWMSSAWKPDLAGEQCQSQWKQNQEKPDFRRTTLPITAKTDSSVPIVPDNCGVYGTFYVDLTGNGMKTFNSPGRCTKMPHCNTQQYSTETIRISQPVAKSPITNERQVVPWKRALPSQPNMGIRKESWEKNFKRELHAVKSAPLVPIHQQALMLRNTSNIHQHRLSQTSGGMSESIKPLTSPRLLQYSASLHLVDMLPTPPPLPVDDNHSVSSEEGSSRSTKLTVDAGSLQSVCAASTGCPSQHSPSYSHLSTASFCLSNSDQDNTLSTKTHEQYLELSPNPHRLSTLSEKSSSLPRPFSPTPTFGYICGPSGREAQADVDEDRESQAIGLRRTALRATPSSCCSDWEGSLWNGWGSVSEGNTTSARTSIISSSDGSFMNDMNYARIMTMTAESMNGSLSDFSPPGSPLSMLFPPRDCFGEVDPLAVWDWSTAWVEEMEAQFRASTETPQNTRAEPPHKHTSQR
- the robo4 gene encoding roundabout homolog 4 isoform X4, whose protein sequence is MQLSLWLLWLAFLCTCSAHASGHCKCHCTCLPEDQLQVVKRSEKVESKGNYHHRLAHAPPSRRGRGQRRKGSRLRSDEVSPRIVHHPSDVVVRVGSPATLSCRAEGTPEPSIQWLRNGIPLEPEKMEGQSRPIILPEGSLFFLSVVTGKKSQSHEAVYSCLARNSAGSAISRNASLHIAALREEFRMQPADVEVATGEVAVMNCSPPVGHPEPNITWRKDGVLINTTDEHYTELNGKLIIAPARKQDSGVYICVAANIVGVRESRAARLTVLGTDSSSQKDLHKELSALRISLENVTVLRSASNISQVTWKLQSSSQLHYLDGFEVLYRSLLPASSDWTAQKVAHPALHTHIGPLKRGYKYEFKVRPYGSNLYGRESNTRHLRVPETVPSAPPQDVSITMPAEHNDTAQLSWEPPPHEAHNGIIQGYQVWCVQEEEQQYLNWTVDSGTHTLDIRPLQPGRVYRIRVAAVNGAGVGAQTNPYKLLIESKQESASDHKGSLSMSDVLALMREPVFIGAVGALLWCIMMVTAACLYRKHVRPASLRGGPHKTGLYGLANEDLIIKHRMAAPDSPWMSSAWKPDLAGEQCQSQWKQNQEKPDFRRTTLPITAKTDSSVPIVPDNCGVYGTFYVDLTGNGMKTFNSPGRCTKMPHCNTQQYSTETIRISQPVAKSPITNERQVVPWKRALPSQPNMGIRKESWEKNFKRELHAVKSAPLVPIHQQALMLRNTSNIHQHRLSQTSGGMSESIKPLTSPRLLQYSASLHLVDMLPTPPPLPVDDNHSVSSEEGSSRSTKLTVDAGSLQSVCAASTGCPSQHSPSYSHLSTASFCLSNSDQDNTLSTKTHEQYLELSPNPHRLSTLSEKSSSLPRPFSPTPTFGYICGPSGREAQADVDEDRESQAIGLRRTALRATPSSCCSDWEGSLWNGWGSVSEGNTTSARTSIISSSDGSFMNDMNYARIMTMTAESMNGSLSDFSPPGSPLSMLFPPRDCFGEVDPLAVWDWSTAWVEEMEAQFRASTETPQNTRAEPPHKHTSQR